From Methanobacterium petrolearium:
GGTCATGACCTAATCTGTCTTCAACAAATGTTACCAGACTTTCAGGTTTTCCTAAAATATCCAATATGAGGTTGGTTATCTCTAAATTGTTTTTTTCATTTCCTCCACCGATATTGTAGACTTCTCCAAGTTTACCTTTTAAGAGGGCAACTTCTATTCCTTTACAATTGTCCATAACATATATCCAGTCCCTAACGTTTTTCCCATCACCATAAACTGGTAATGGTTTATCCTGCATAGCGTTCATGATGAATAATGGTATTAATTTTTCAGGGTACTGGCGGGGTCCGAAGTTGTTACTGCTGCGGGTGGTGATCACTGGAGTATCATAGGTTTTCCAGTATGCACTTACCAACAGGTCCCCTCCAGCTTTACTGGCTGAGTAAGGACTGGAAGGATCCAGGTTACTCTCTTCAGTGAATGATCCTTCATCTATACTGCCATAAACCTCATCAGTTGATATTTGAAGATAACGTTCCACATCGTACTTTCTAACATGTTCCAGGAGGTTGTAAGTGCCTTTAACATTGGATTCAATGAATATGCCCGGATCCTCTATGGATACATCCACATGTGTTTCAGCAGCGAAATTCACCACCATGTCACAGTCTTTCATGACCCTGGAAACAACTTCTTCATCTTTTATGTCCCCTTCTACAAATTCGATCCCATCACGAACTTCCTTAAGGTTATCCATGTTACCTGCATAGGTTAACTTGTCCAGGACTACTACCTCATAATCATCATTCTTACTGATGTGGTGTACGAAGTTGGATCCGATGAATCCAGCACCCCCAGTAATCATTATCTTCATCTAATCACCAAATATCTTTATCTGCCTGTTTTATCTATATCTAGCCATGTTTCTTGCTCTCGTCCAGTATCCAATCATAGGGGATCTCATCTGTGTCTGGTTCAAGGCGGTACTCATCAGGTTCATCATAGTTAAATGGTAATGTAGGTACGCTTACAAAGTAGGCTGTTTCATCACCTACCGCTTTAAAACCATGATAAACATATGGAGGGACACTTATTAGTATTGGATTTTTGTCTCCAACGAAGAATTCGTTGACTTCACCATAGGTAGGGGAATCTTCCCGACTATCATATAATGCGACCTTCATCATGCCATGGATACAGGTGAAGTTATCAGTCTGCTTCTTATGCAGATGCCATGCCTTCACCACTCCAGGATAGGCTGTGGTCATGTAAACCTGTCCGAATTCTTGGTAAATGTCATCATCATTTCTTAATATTTCCATTAACCATCCCCGCTCATCAGGGATGACATTAAGCTTCTTCACTTTTACTCCTTCAATCATAAATACACCGTTTTATTCTTCTTGGAAAGTTTTATATATCTCGCTCTTATTAACCATTACCATGGATCGTCTTTTGGTAACTGGAGGAAGTGGATTGTTAGGCTCCAGTTTCAGGGACGTGGAAGGCCGAGACTACAAAATCATCACAACCCACCACCAGAACCCTGACAAAGACACCATTCCTCTGGATGTAACTAACCATAAGGATGTTCAGGATAAAATAGGCCATCTAAATCCAGATGTGGTCATACACTCTGCTGCACTTACCAATGTAGATTACTGTGAAGAACATCCTGCTGAGGCCTGGGCCCTGAATGTTCAGGGAACAGAAAACATAATCAAAGCCTGTAAGATGACTGGATCCAAGTTGATCTATGTTTCCAGTGATTTTGTCTTTGATGGTTGTAAGGGGAACTACAGTGAGGATGATGGAACCTGTCCTCTTAATTATTATGCTTATACTAAACTTAAAGGTGAAGAGGCTGTCTGGAAATCTGGCCTTGAATATGCCATTACCCGGGTGAGTGTGCTCTACGGATGGCATGCCAGGAGGGGTTTTGTTTCATGGGTTACAAACGAACTTAATGGTGGACATGAAATAAATGTGGTGGATGACCATTACAACTCTCCCACTTTAGATAGCAATGCAAGAGATGCAATTTTAAAGATAATCGAAACAGATAAACAGGGAATTTACCATACATCTGGTAGCCAAAGAATTAGTCGCTTCGACTTTGCAGTTAACATCTCTAGGGTGTTTGAACTTGATGAAAGTCTTATAAACCCCATTAAAAGTTCAGATCTAGTTCAGAAGGCTAAACGTCCGAAAGATTCATCTTTATCTGTTAATAAAGTTCATAAAGATCTTAAAATCAATATGATTAATACATTAGAAGGGCTAAAACATATGAGGGAGGCAAGATTATGAAAGCTGTTATACCTGCTGCAGGACTTGGAACCAGATTTTTACCGGCAACCAAGGCCCAACCAAAAGAAATGTTACCAGTTTACAATAAACCAACCATTCAGTACGTGGTGGAGGAGGCAGTGGCCTCTGGAATCGATGACATATTGATCATCACTGGTAAGGGAAAAAGATCCATTGAGGATCATTTCGACCGTTCATTTGAACTGGAATATTCTCTACGAAACTGTGGAAAAATGGATTACTTGGTGGAAGTTGAGGCCATATCCGAGATGGCAGACATCTATTACGTCCGGCAAAAGAAACAAAAAGGATTGGGAGATGCTATACTTTGCGCCAAAAAACATATCGATGGTCAGCCCTTTGCCGTGCTTTTAGGGGATACCATAAGTCAGTCCTCGGTTCCGTGCACCCAGCAATTACTTGATGTCCATGAAAAATATGATTCATCGGCCATTGCCATTGAAAGAGTACCTCGTGACAAAATTGAACGTTACGGTATAATAAAGGGCCAAGAAGTTGAAGATTCTGTTTATAAAATTGAGGATATGGTGGAAAAACCCCGACCAGAGGAAGCACCATCTGACCTGGCGATTACTGGACGTTACGTACTGGATCCTGAGATATTTGACCATATCGAGGATGTGCCACCAGGAGTGGGTGGAGAAATACAACTCACCGATGCCATGAGACAATTGGATAGTATCTATGGTCATATATTTGATGGTAAAATTTATGACATTGGAAACAATGTGGAATGGCTTAAAAGCTCCCTGGAGATTGCCCTGCAGGATCCTGATGTCAATGGAGAGTTAAGGGAATATTTGAAGAATATTTTGAAATGAAAATAAATCCTTATTCTTTTTTCAGATTAAATCCTTTTTTTGAAAGAATGTATTCCTATTTTCTGTCCAAATTAATACTTTTTAAGGAATATTATAAAACCAAATCCAATCAAATAAATCAAAAATATTCCGATTCCAGAAAAATAATCTAAGCTTGAAATAGTCCCTGAATTATAAAAATATGTATAGATGAGAGTTAATCCTGAAAATATTATTAAAATTAGTAGTATGAACGGAAATACCTTTTTAACACGGGTAAAAATAGAGATAAAAGTTAAAACATAAAAACACCTAAAGATACACATATCAAATATAATGGATTTCCTGAAGTCTGGAAATCCAAAAATTTAGATAATAATACGATTATAATAAAAACTGAAAAGATTAAACACCATATAATGTAAAATAATAATCTTTTTACAGTAATATTACTAAATTTCGCCATCTTGTCAATTGAATCTGATATTTCATTAATAGAATCTTTTCCAATCATTTATTACCTTATACTTTGATCATCTTTTTTATGCCATTCCCAGGCAGTGCTGATGATCTTAGTTAGATCATCATATTTAGGTTGCCATTTCAGGATTTCACGGGCTTTATCAGCACTTCCCACCAGTATGGGAGGATCACCAGGCCTTCTATCAGCCTCAGTGGCTTTGATTTTTTTACCGGTGATCTTTCTGGCTTCCTCTATCACTTCCCTCACTGAAAAGCCATTTCCATTTCCCAGGTTGAAAACATCACTCTGGCCGCCTTCTTCCAAATATTTCAGGGCCTTTAGATGGGCAGATGCCAGGTCAGTGACGTGTATGTAATCTCTGATGCATGTCCCATCAGGGGTGGGATAGTCTGTGCCGAATATTTTTATATCCTCCTTTTTCCCCGTGGCTGCGTCCAAAATGAGGGGTATGAGGTGGGTTTCCGGGTTATGTCTTTCTCCGATTTCACCTTCGGGATCTGCACCAGCCGCGTTGAAGTAGCGGAGGGAGACATAGCGAAGATCATAAGCTGAACTGTAATCTGCTAAAACCTGTTCCACCATTAATTTTGCTTTACCATATGGGCTTATTGGGTTTTGAGGGTGGGTTTCGGTTATAGGGATTTCCTGGGGGTTTCCATAGGTTGCACAGGTTGAGGAGAAAACCAGCTTTCCTACCTTAAACTCATTCATTACCTGGAGAAGGTTGAGGGTGTTTTTCAGGTTGTTTATGTAATATTTCTGGGGATCTTCCACTGATTCCCCTACATAGGTGAATGCTGCAAAATGCATAACTGCATCAATGTCATATTTCCTGAAGACATTTCTTAGGGAATCTAGATCAGCTAAATCAACATTTTCATAGTTTCCCCATTTCAGGAAATCTTCATGACCATAGCTCATGTTATCCAGGACCAGTGTGTCGTATCCTGCAAGGTTAAGCTCTTTATTGGCATGGGCACCTATGTATCCTGCCCCTCCAGTTATCAGTATCATGCTTATCTGTTGGATTTTATTACATTTAATCCCATCGTAGGATAAAACCAGCCCACCTTTATGGATAGCACTAGATGGTCATTAATCAGGGAATTAGATGAGTAAATATAATCTCAATAGGAACCTTTATAATGAAAAAACGAGTATATGGAATAATACAGATTATGTGGAATAATATAAAGGCGATGCGATGAAATTACAATATTTTTTGATTATAACCCTGATTATGGTCCTAGCTGTTTCTGGCTGTACCTATGATGATTCAGATCAGACATATCAATACAATGACTCATCCTACGATCTAAACAGCACCCCACAAACCACCACAACTCCCACAAACACAGCCCGCCTCACCAATACCAGTTCTGAAAATAAGAATGTAGAAGTGAGTGGTCTATGTTACAAGGTGATTGACGGTGATACTATAGACGTGGAAGGAGTGGGCAGAATACGTTTTGTTGGGGTAAACACTCCAGAAAGGGGAGAATCTGGATACTGGGATGCTAAAAACTTTGTAAAAAATAAATGTCTGGGTAAAACCGTGGGACTGGATATTGATGATGCTAAAAATAAGGATAAATACGGCCGCACCCTAGCAGTGGTCTATGTGGATGGTGAGAACCTGAACCAGGAGCTTTTGAGGGAGGGCTATGCAGAGGTGATGTACATTCCGCCTTCAGAATTCAACCCCTATCGCTGGTCATAACTCCTTATTTGCACCTTATTCCTCATTTATTTCATAAGGGTTTTTTCAGGAAGTGAAGTGATAATATTCCCCATCTGTGAGTTGAATCTTCCTTAAAATACTTTTATTCTCCAAAGAAGTTATCAGGTTATACATACTGATGTCGCTTAACTCCAACTCCCCATAAAGAAGAGTTCCCTCCAGGAGTGTCCGTGAAATATTCCCTTCTTCATTAACCAATCCTTTAATTATTTCCAGAGATCTTTGTTCTTTTTCAGAAAGCTGGTTTTTATGTCCAGCTTCATCTACCTTCCCCTCATTATCATCAACTGATAAATTAGAACCTTCATGTTCATCTGTCACTTTACCATTTTCTTTTGATTGTTTTTCAGGGATGTTGGCTTCTTGATCCATTTTCGACTCCTTTTTTAGAATTATAACCCCATCCTGATGGGAAATATACCCCTTCTCCCCAAGGTATCCTAAAATTGAGGCTAGGTTTTCTTCAGGAATGTTCAAATCCAGTTTCAGGATGTTGTAAGGAATTTTTTCCGGGTATTCTGACTGAAATACTCTGACGCTGTTTAAGACCATTCCTTTGTTGGGGTGTAACCGTGGTCATAATCATAGATTGGTTACCGCTCTATTAATAAATAAAGTTTTAAATTAAGGAGGGCAAAATATACTTTAAAGTTCAGTTATTAATATTCGCTTATTTATCATAAAAACAGATTTAATAGAGTTTATATTAGTTTTGAGGGATCATATGCTGGATTCACTTTATGAAAAGGCCTTGAGAAAGAAAGACCAGATCAATACAAAATTAGAGGAAATTGAATTATCCCAAGTCGATGCTTCTGGGCAGTGGATAGATTATCCCATTATCGAAAGCGGTTCAGACATTAATATTGCAGCAGGTGATGGGAGTATCAATAAACGCAGATTTTTACCGTTCATATTCTATGCTATCGATGCAGAAGGAATAATCCATACTATTAATGGCCTTAAAAGGATTGAAAGCTCTGAAATTGACATTATATCCCACCATAAATATGTTGAAGATCGTTTAAGGAGTTATATGGGAATATTCGAGATAAAAAATGCTCTGAGAATGTTTAAAGAACATGATGTTGATTTATTTCTATTTGATGGGTCTGTTTTGGGAAACATTATCCGACCTTTCCCCATTGAAAGAGAACTCAAAGAACAGGTAAAAGAAAAGATAAGGGAAAAATATCTGCCTCTTCTTGAAGAAGAGTTAAAGAGTTCGAACATTAAAATAACATCATCTAAATTTGCTGGTGAAATTGCAGAAGAATTTAATGACAATTCTGAACCAATGATCTACCTGGAAAACTTGGAAAACCTCCTAGTAATCAGTGAGCTGATGAAACAGGGGAAAAAAATAGTGGCTATCTCAAAAACATCCACCAGTACTGAATACTTTGATTCAAAAGTGCCGGACATTGCCATATTTGATATGTACAGTAAAAAACAGGGATACTCCAAACCAAGATACTCAAGTGTTTCTGAAGTGAAAAGGGATTTTCCAGTTAGAAATGATTTTTTAAAGAGTTTGACCTTCACCATCTTCTATGCCAGATTAGATGACCATAAAAATATTTTGAAGTTTGAATTACCATACCATGCTAAAGAAAGGGATATTAAAAATTTACTTATGAATATAAAAAAAATAAGTGCAGAAGGATATCCTTTACTATTAAAAAAAGCACATAATGATGTTGTAATACGTAAAACTGATTTGGAAAACCTTTCCAAGATAATCGGATTCCAGGAGAAGAGTGGGAGGGAAATGTTAAATGAGTAAAATCATTGGAAGATGCATAGGTGAAACATCACTAGTTGAGGTGAGTTTCATATCAAAGGAAATGCCCAGGGTGGGGGAATATGTTTCCCTGAAATATGATGGAAAAAACGTCCTGGGAATGATCGAATCCCTGGTAAGGGGTAGTGTTTCCATTAATGATCAAATATATGACCCTTTAACCATAGAAAAGATTAAAGCAATTGAGGGTGACGACCACTACGTGAAAGGAACTGTTAAAATACTGGGAGATATTGATGATGATCTCCGCATACCCCGAACACCTGCACCCCCGGGAACTGAGATAAAAGTTGCTGATTCAGAGGTTCTAAAAGAAATATTTAAAGTTGA
This genomic window contains:
- a CDS encoding thermonuclease family protein yields the protein MKLQYFLIITLIMVLAVSGCTYDDSDQTYQYNDSSYDLNSTPQTTTTPTNTARLTNTSSENKNVEVSGLCYKVIDGDTIDVEGVGRIRFVGVNTPERGESGYWDAKNFVKNKCLGKTVGLDIDDAKNKDKYGRTLAVVYVDGENLNQELLREGYAEVMYIPPSEFNPYRWS
- a CDS encoding DNA double-strand break repair nuclease NurA, translated to MLDSLYEKALRKKDQINTKLEEIELSQVDASGQWIDYPIIESGSDINIAAGDGSINKRRFLPFIFYAIDAEGIIHTINGLKRIESSEIDIISHHKYVEDRLRSYMGIFEIKNALRMFKEHDVDLFLFDGSVLGNIIRPFPIERELKEQVKEKIREKYLPLLEEELKSSNIKITSSKFAGEIAEEFNDNSEPMIYLENLENLLVISELMKQGKKIVAISKTSTSTEYFDSKVPDIAIFDMYSKKQGYSKPRYSSVSEVKRDFPVRNDFLKSLTFTIFYARLDDHKNILKFELPYHAKERDIKNLLMNIKKISAEGYPLLLKKAHNDVVIRKTDLENLSKIIGFQEKSGREMLNE
- the galE gene encoding UDP-glucose 4-epimerase GalE; amino-acid sequence: MILITGGAGYIGAHANKELNLAGYDTLVLDNMSYGHEDFLKWGNYENVDLADLDSLRNVFRKYDIDAVMHFAAFTYVGESVEDPQKYYINNLKNTLNLLQVMNEFKVGKLVFSSTCATYGNPQEIPITETHPQNPISPYGKAKLMVEQVLADYSSAYDLRYVSLRYFNAAGADPEGEIGERHNPETHLIPLILDAATGKKEDIKIFGTDYPTPDGTCIRDYIHVTDLASAHLKALKYLEEGGQSDVFNLGNGNGFSVREVIEEARKITGKKIKATEADRRPGDPPILVGSADKAREILKWQPKYDDLTKIISTAWEWHKKDDQSIR
- the rfbB gene encoding dTDP-glucose 4,6-dehydratase gives rise to the protein MKIMITGGAGFIGSNFVHHISKNDDYEVVVLDKLTYAGNMDNLKEVRDGIEFVEGDIKDEEVVSRVMKDCDMVVNFAAETHVDVSIEDPGIFIESNVKGTYNLLEHVRKYDVERYLQISTDEVYGSIDEGSFTEESNLDPSSPYSASKAGGDLLVSAYWKTYDTPVITTRSSNNFGPRQYPEKLIPLFIMNAMQDKPLPVYGDGKNVRDWIYVMDNCKGIEVALLKGKLGEVYNIGGGNEKNNLEITNLILDILGKPESLVTFVEDRLGHDRRYSLDSSKIMKLGWRPEFSFEKAMLETVEWYKTNFLEV
- a CDS encoding dTDP-4-dehydrorhamnose 3,5-epimerase family protein gives rise to the protein MIEGVKVKKLNVIPDERGWLMEILRNDDDIYQEFGQVYMTTAYPGVVKAWHLHKKQTDNFTCIHGMMKVALYDSREDSPTYGEVNEFFVGDKNPILISVPPYVYHGFKAVGDETAYFVSVPTLPFNYDEPDEYRLEPDTDEIPYDWILDESKKHG
- the galU gene encoding UTP--glucose-1-phosphate uridylyltransferase GalU, which codes for MKAVIPAAGLGTRFLPATKAQPKEMLPVYNKPTIQYVVEEAVASGIDDILIITGKGKRSIEDHFDRSFELEYSLRNCGKMDYLVEVEAISEMADIYYVRQKKQKGLGDAILCAKKHIDGQPFAVLLGDTISQSSVPCTQQLLDVHEKYDSSAIAIERVPRDKIERYGIIKGQEVEDSVYKIEDMVEKPRPEEAPSDLAITGRYVLDPEIFDHIEDVPPGVGGEIQLTDAMRQLDSIYGHIFDGKIYDIGNNVEWLKSSLEIALQDPDVNGELREYLKNILK
- the rfbD gene encoding dTDP-4-dehydrorhamnose reductase; its protein translation is MVTGGSGLLGSSFRDVEGRDYKIITTHHQNPDKDTIPLDVTNHKDVQDKIGHLNPDVVIHSAALTNVDYCEEHPAEAWALNVQGTENIIKACKMTGSKLIYVSSDFVFDGCKGNYSEDDGTCPLNYYAYTKLKGEEAVWKSGLEYAITRVSVLYGWHARRGFVSWVTNELNGGHEINVVDDHYNSPTLDSNARDAILKIIETDKQGIYHTSGSQRISRFDFAVNISRVFELDESLINPIKSSDLVQKAKRPKDSSLSVNKVHKDLKINMINTLEGLKHMREARL